The stretch of DNA cctctgtgctctctcctgtctgatagcactcctctgtgctctctcctgtctgatagtactcctctgtgctctctcctgtctgatagtactcctctgtgctctctcctgtctgatagtactcctctgtgctctctcctgtctgatagtacttctctgtgctctctcctgtctgatagcactcctctgtgctctctcctgtctgataggactcctccgtactttctcctgtctgatagcactcctctgtgctctctcctgtctgataggactcctctgtgctctctcctgtctgatagtactcctctgtgctctctcctgtctgataggactcctctgtgctctctcctgtctgatagcactcctctgtgctctctcctgtctgataggactcctctgtgctctcttctgtctgatagcactcctctgtgctctctcctgtatgataggactcctcggtgctctctcctgtctgatagaacttctctgtgctctctcctgtctgatagcactcctctgtgctctctcctgtctgatagcactcctctgtgctctctcctgtatgatagcactcctctgtgctctctcctgtatgataggactcctctgtgctcgctcctgtcctatcagacagagcactagaggagtgctagccctttGGGCATTGTGATTTTacgtgggtcagactggtgataacATGACCAAGTTACAGTAATTAAACAAAAAATGCAATGTGAAATCCACAGCATGTAATGTCAAAATCTGCATAAAAATTCTTTGTGAACCCTTCCTTAAAGCATTGTttatcagtgtgccttcagctgtagtaaaactacaaatcccagcatgcagctggaggcatactgtttggTAAACACTTCCTTATAGTCCTGGACAGCATTGTTTCCTAGCACTATATAACAGAGAAGGGGGCGTTGATGCAAGTCGATtcagaaaaacaaaacattttttagtgACTGAAGTtggaactacagatcccagcagtccCTGAAAGCAGCACAATCCGTTTGTGGTCACAGTGTGAGTGTACCGCGACCCCTAGTGGCTACGAGTAGTATGAGAGGTGCAGCTTTACCTTATGCTGGTCACGCCCCCAAACGACGCATCTGTCAGCAGCAACCAATCCGCCCCGGAAGAAAACCTTTGACCTATAATTGGTCACGTGCTTTTCCTTACTGTCTCCACGTGTTTCCGTTCACCGCTGCTCCTACTGTAGACATGGCGGCCACCACCGTAGAGCAAGTGCTTGCCCAAGCGGAAAAAGATGAGGCGGAGAAGCTGAAGCTGATCACCGTGCACAAGGAGCTGGAGCTGCAGTTTGATCTGGGGAACCTGCTGGCCATAGACCCCAATCCGCCGGATATTAAAGCCTTCCGGCAGCAGAACAGAGCCGCCTTCCTGAGCGCCCTCGCCCGGGATAACACGCAGCTCCTCATCAATCAGCTCTGGACGCTGCCCACACAGCGGGTGCAGGAGTCTGTGGTCGTCAACTTACCCGGGCCCACCACCCGCCTGCCCAGGGAGAAGCCTGTGCCCAAGCCCCGGGCACCCACCAAGTGGGAGGAATTCGCTAAACTGAAGGGGatccagaagaagaagaagaccaaCCTGGTGTGGGATGAAGTGCACAAGGAGTGGCGGCGGCGCTGGGGCTATAAGAGAGCCAAGGATGGCACCAAGGACTGGCTGATCGAGGTGCCCACAATGGCCGACCCCAATGAGGACCAGTTCGCCAAGAGGATGAAAGCCAAGAAAGAGCGAGTGGCCAAGAACGAGCTGAACCGCCTGAGGAACCTGGCCCGGGCACACAAGGGCAAAGTGCCAGGAGTGGGCCTCACCCCGACCAGCCAACCCAACAAGGGGGAGCTGGGCAAAGCCATGCATGTAGCCAAGCGATCCACCGCCTCAGTGGGCAGATTCCAGGACAAACTGCCCAAGGAGAAGGAGCCCAAGAACATGGGCAAGAAGAGGAAGTTCCAGCCCAATGTGGGAGACTTCAAAGCTGAGAAGagcaaacagctggagatcctaAAGAACATGGACAGCAAGAAGCCCAGGCTGGATGTCACCAAAGCTGTCAACAAGCAGATGAGGGAGGAGGATGCTGAGGCCTCTGCCAAGAGGAGGAAGGGCCCTAAGAAGGGCAAAGGGGGCAGAGACCGAGGGGGGCCCAAGAAGGGCAAAGGGGGCAGAGACAGAGGGGGGCCTAGGAAAGGCAAGGCACCAGCCAGGGGAGGGAAGGGCAAGAGGAAGTAAAAACTTATCTACAACTAAATGCTCATTACCAGCTGTGGGGCAGTGATGCCCACTAAAGTGCCACACCAGCTGCAGGATGGATATGTACCTGTGAGGACTGGGGATGTCTGTATTGTTGCAGAGGAGGCTGCACCTTCACCTCTGGACAGATGGAGTCTAAGTTTTTCATTTGCAAATTATTTTTGTATGTTGAGAATTAATTATGTCTATCATATGGGGCAATAAACCTTCTCTGCTGTCATCCTGTGCATCTCTCTAGTCAAACAAACATTGTGTGGGGGCAAATGTTGGGTGTAACCTTATATATAGCTGCACAATTTAAAGACATTGTTCACAGGGAAGACTTACTGGCTAAAAAGCTTCTGATCTGTCATAACTGATGTGATGCTATGTGTTGTACTGGAAATGGGGGTCCTTgtctctacaccagtgtttcccgaccagggtgactccaactgttgcaaatctataactctcaaaatgccctgacagccaaaagctgtctgagcatgctgggagttgtagtattgcaacagctggaggcaccctggttgggaaacactgccctacactgTCTGAGGCAAGAATAACATGGACAGCATGAGTTAAGAAAAGATACAAGTGTTCAGAGCTCCAATCAGAACAAGCAGGAAAAAGTCTGCACCCAGCACTTTCTCTCCCAGCTTTGTGTCACATGATCGAGACAAACGCTCTGTGTAAGTCTATGGTGCATGTCTCGGTCACATTACACAGAGACAGGGAGAGGAGCGTGCGGCAGCACAGACTTCTCCCGGCTCGTTCTCAAGTTCAgcggaggtctgaacactcagaccccgctGATCAAAACCTTGGACATGTGTTTAGGACATGTcaaaaagtttttacaaatgacatGTACTCTTTTCAACAGGCATGTAcctgttttgtgtgtgtgtgtgtgtgtgtgtatgtatatgtatatatatatatatatatatatatatatatatatatatatatatatattatttagttATTCAATCTGTTCCTATTATGGGGAGGCTTTAGCAATCCTGTCACATCAATTTAGGAGCTGGTGTAAATGATGGACGTCTGAGAACTTTATGAAGACTGGTGCATGAGCTTTGTGCCAGTCTTTGAGGCAGCATGCACCATATTAATCGGGGGGGTACATGCCTTGTTATGAATTTGACAGAAAAAGTTAAGGTTGGACTACCTGTGGAGGTAATACTGGGGGTGATGTAtgaaaaatctgtgtagagggaaATTGAGCAGCTGCCCATAGTGGCAATcggaattctttaaaaaaaatctgaaaaatgaaataagcaacgtggttggctctctgggcaactgcaccacttctcTTCTGCACAAGTTTTAAATCTTCCCTATAATGCCTATAATCAGAAACAGGCCTTAGCTTGAACGGCATATATTTTATAGGTTTATTAAATTTCTCCTGGCATTTGATGAGGCCTTCATACATGAGATCCACTCatgagattttaccctatataacgcttggcaaagcgttatatagggtaaaatctttatcctcgccATCCCTGGGGTCGCTCCCGCTCCtttatgaacttataaactggtCACCGCTGCGCCTATAAGTAGtcctagtgctgggcgatatggcCTAAAATTAATATCACAGCGTTCTTTTTTATCACTGTATTATTTGACGGGGCGCTTCATCGCTCTGAtccatctgttcagtgagcagagtgACGACGCAGCTCATCAAACGGAGGGGGGGGCAACGCTGCCATCCGAAGaacgggactaggtgagaggagctctccgcctaggggactacttacggggccgGCGAGcagcagtttataagttcatatcatcaccatccctgggggcaggagcgtcccctggAGACAGTGAGGATAGAGattttatcctatatatatatatatatatatatatatataacgcttTTCTAagtattatatagggtaaaaatcTGTACAAACTAACAGTTATGAAGTAACAGTATGGACTATACTGCATTGTCCAGTAAAATGTATAGATATTTAACAGCTGTCATAAATGTATATTCTAAATTCCACAGTATGGCATCTGTCACGGTCCTCTgttagggcttattcacattacgTTTGGGGAAAACGGGTCACTGCTGTATTCccgccattcatttgaatgaaccATATggggtcagctcatttttgagcTGTATCCGGTTGGATGCTGGACTGAAAACCGTAGTCTGTTGCGATACAAAACCAGATAGGTTCGCAGAATGAGCTGAacggagtcactagctgactcatctgggtcattgaaatgaatggggtgcaGCATGGGTACACGGAAGCTGCCGGTTTTCAAATTCGCCAGATCCCCAAAACatggtgtaaatgcacccttacATGTATGCGTCAGGAAGCTCTGCTGACATCAGTGCCCATCCATGTACAGCTATTCCTGCCTTGTGCAGAGAGCTGTGTCTGGTCACAGGAGAGAGAAGCTCCTCTTATGCACCATGGCACGAAGAAATGCCCGACAGAGATCTGAACCTCTTAGGCCAGGTTTACACTACGGAATGTCTGCCCCCGGAAAAATCTGGTTGCACAGCAGCAGAATTCTGCTGTAAAATTTCATAGTGTTATCCCTGCCTTACAGAGGACAATGTCAGTAAAGTGCTGCTCCACACTTTCTTTCTCCACAATGTTACCTGCCATCCACTGTGCAGAAAACTACACCACATTAACAAGGTTAGACCATGCTGATATGGGCCAATAGGGTAAGGTACGCTCATTAGCATGTTACCTTTATGTTTATCCCATGTGCTCTTTTTGTGAATAATGCCATTGTATAAATATGCAAATTATGGCGCTTAGTGCACTGGGGGACATATTTTACACACATCTGCCCGCTCTTGTAACAATGCCTCCTTGTAtggtgtccatattaggacatcatcCTAAACTCTGTCCTGCCTCAcacctgggagttttgcaacagtttaaggcaccctggttgggaaacattgcactATACATTTATGCTCCTGTGTGGCCTCTCACAATCTGCAGACCTCTCTGcctgagggtacgttcacacgctattactagcagcaggtTATGCTACCGTTGATTTAAATGGTCTACAGAAAGTCTGCAATAGTGTCatatttgcggactgtccgcggtcccattcaaattaatgtTAGCATAACTCTCAGCGGGAAACCcattgctagttactagcgtgtgaacgcaccctcaaggAGGACAGagttttgcctgagggaggaCAGAGTTCAGGATGATGCCCGAGGATGTCCTAATATAGAGACCATATCCTTGTGATTATTTATCGCCCCCTCCCTGTAGTGACCTCCCTAACACCTGCTATGAAGTCTTGTGCTTGCATAGTCCTAATGCAAAGTTCTGTGAAgcatgagacttaaaggggtactccattggaaaacattatttttcactggtgccagaaagttaaaccgatttgtaaattaattctatttaaaaatcttaatcattccagtacttatcagctgctgtatgctccagaggaagttcttttctttttgaatttcctttgtcttgccacactgctctgtgctgacacctctgttcattttaggaactgtctagagcaggagaggtttgctatggggatttactcctgctctggacagttcctaaaatgaacagaggtgtctgcaCAGAGCAGTGtgtctggaacatacagcagctgacaagtactggaaggattaagatttttaaatagaagtaatttataaatcagtttaactttctggcaccagttgattaaaaaaaaaaaaaaaaaagttttccagtggagtacccctttaatagaagttGTAAGACTAAAGCAGAGGGACAGATCAATATTTATAAGGgagtggtattaaaggggtactccggcgctaagacatcttatcccctatccaaaagataggggataagatgcctgatcacgggggtcccgccgctggggacccctgggatcttgcatgcagcaccccattatcagtccccggagcatgttcgctccgggtctgattactggcgatcacgggggccggccctgtcaatgcaagcctttggataggggataagatgtcttagcgccggagtacccttttaagagtgTGCCTGATCTGTGCATCGATTGGGTAAAGTAACACCCCGCGATGCACCAATGGGTTTGCATgtataaacataatttttttacaaaatctgtGCATGAGAGGGACATAACAAAAGTAAGATGCTAATCAGTGTATCATAACATGTATTTAATCAATATAACAAAAATATTTAAGGTGATaatataaagtgtacttacctgtccTGATCCCCTGCCATCTCTGTTCCAACATTAGCGATTTCTGCTTTTGTTTTGATATGTACAAAGTCTCAATCTCTAATGATACAAAGGGTGAGACTTATCACAACCTATAACTTACTCTTAATAGTGGGGAATCAGGGCAGGTGAACATACATTTCTTATTTGCTGTATACAGAAGCGCTGATTCTGGATCATTCAGAACAGTACAAATCCACAGAAgatatttagggtatgttcacacgaccgGATTCAGTGCGCATATTACGCTGTGgttccaccgctgaaggaccgctgtatgctgcctttacaggtgcctgctcagagTGGTAATcggccgctatgagcagacacactgagatgTGCGATTTGCCTCGCGCATGCACAGTATGCTTGCACATCGCGGCAACTCTTGGCCTAGCTCGTAgagccgcaatgtgtgcgagtacaccgtgcatgcgcagcgactcgcacatcgcttcagtgtgtctgcttgtagaggCGTAttaccgctccgagcaggcagcaTACACCGGTCCTTCAGCAGCGCATCcgcgtgaacgtacccttagctaGGAAATTCCTtgctgaatgtacccttaggtccagatttatcaaactgtgtaaaagaaaaatcacagctcagctttcactgtaCAAAGATTGTTAaaatataaaagctgagctgtgattggttgctataggaaactTGTTTTCCTCACACAGTTCAATAAATCTGGGCCTAGTGCATTTAGCACTTTGAGCAgtgttataatgttctgcagaagTTGAGGTTTGTTTTAGGAGCTTCTGTGGTAGGTGAGGTGTGTCCTGTGAAATTTAGCAGTGTGTATTATGtggatctgcagcagctgaggtttgCATTTTGATGTTCTACATTTATTTTAGAAAGGAATTGCCATCGATTTCTTCTGCCTGAGTGCTATCATATTCCCCCACCAGAGCAGGGATTGTCTGTGCACGCCCATGTGAAATAACTCTTACTTCATAGAATCAGGTTCGAGCGGGTCACCAAAAGCGGCACAGGAGAGCTTCATGATGGGTCGAGAAAACTGACCCAACACCAGCTGTCCCTGCGTTGAAGAGCATACATTGTTTTTAACAGGAaataggtggagatttatcaaaacctgtgcagtcaAAAAGTTCAGCttcattaattaaaaaaaaaaagccacttcAAAATTagggaagcgatctgattggttgctatgggaaacttgtCAACTGACAGTCTACGGGGTCACTACTGTACAATCAGCAACCGTGCAAATCCCTGAGCTGTGTATAGAGAGAACACACTATTTGTAAAAGTGTCCATAACTCAGAGTATCAGAGCTGCGTTCTCAAGCATCAAaggtatttattgtagtaagtgTAGGAACACACTAGGTTCTTGCCACCGTCAATCGTATCTGTCTGCATCCCGCCGAAAACaggatgctgatgtatactgcTAACGGGAGCAGCTCACGACATTCACTTCGGAGTGTCTCTGTTCGGGACATATGCGCTATTTTAAGTGTAATCAAGACAGGGGCTGttgctaaaggtgggtgttccacattattaaggctctctctgctgccaaaaagagtgaaatagttcaatccCTTTgacaaggtatgaaaacattagatatttcacaaaaacttaagCGTAATCATCGCActtttaagagatttgtggctgattcagagcacagacgggtttgtgcagataaaggcacattgagataTTTgatgctgctggtgcctctggagtaccaaggacatcaaggtgtagagtcctccggAGTTTTGCAACTgtacataaaccttctattcggccgccactaaccaatgctcacaagcagaaatggctgcgtTGGGCAGAAAGATACATGAAGAATTATTTTCAAAccgtcctgttcactgatgagtgccgtgcaaccctggatagtTTAGATGGATGGAGtaatggatggttggtggacggccaccctgttccaacaaggctgcaatgtcagcaaggcggtggaGGAGTCATGTTTTGAGCCGAAATCATGGAAAAAGAGCtagtcggcccctttagggtccccaaaggtgtaaagtatgtggagtttctgactgaccactttcttccctggtacagaaggaagactatgctttccgtaataaaatcatcttcatacatgacaatgcaccatctcatgctgcaaagaatatctctgcatcaatggctgctatggggataaaaggagagaaagtcatggtatgGCCTCCAGAAAACTGTCCAAACaacttgataaatccccccccccccccgtgtgtaaATCACCTCTTCTTTTGCTCCTTCTTAAATTGCAAATAGGTTCTTTAGCAGGTGAGGAATGTA from Hyla sarda isolate aHylSar1 chromosome 5, aHylSar1.hap1, whole genome shotgun sequence encodes:
- the RRS1 gene encoding ribosome biogenesis regulatory protein homolog — encoded protein: MAATTVEQVLAQAEKDEAEKLKLITVHKELELQFDLGNLLAIDPNPPDIKAFRQQNRAAFLSALARDNTQLLINQLWTLPTQRVQESVVVNLPGPTTRLPREKPVPKPRAPTKWEEFAKLKGIQKKKKTNLVWDEVHKEWRRRWGYKRAKDGTKDWLIEVPTMADPNEDQFAKRMKAKKERVAKNELNRLRNLARAHKGKVPGVGLTPTSQPNKGELGKAMHVAKRSTASVGRFQDKLPKEKEPKNMGKKRKFQPNVGDFKAEKSKQLEILKNMDSKKPRLDVTKAVNKQMREEDAEASAKRRKGPKKGKGGRDRGGPKKGKGGRDRGGPRKGKAPARGGKGKRK